In Actinoplanes octamycinicus, the genomic window ACTGGGCCGGCTCGATGGACTTCGCCGATGTCGTCCGGATGACCGCCGAGCTGGCCCGCTGCGAACGGGAGTACTTCGCCGTCCAGCACACCGACGTCGTCACCCACTCGTTTGTCCGGGTTCCCGAGGACCGGTTCCAGGAGTACCTGGACACCCTCACCGTCCGGGGGCAGTGGTACGACGTCTCCGGCCGCCTGGACCGCGGCTTCCTCATGCTGTCGATCGACGCGAGCCGGCTGGACGAGCTGAAGCAGGCGATCAGCGACATGGGTGGCTATTCGATGTACACGATGCGGCCGCCGGTGCACGCCGCGATATTCGACGGGCTGCGCCGCCGGGCCGAGGAGACGGTATTCACCCGATACTCGATCGAAGCGCCCCAAATTCCGGTGATCGCCGATCAGGACGGCCGCCTCGTGACCACCGCCGAAGGCATGCGGGAAATGTTGCTCGACACCTTCGACCGGCCCATCGACTGGCCGGCCGTGGTCGCCGGGCTACTCACGGAGGGCGTCAAGAAAATGTTCATCACCGGGCCGGAGAACCTCTTCCGTCGGGTCGAGTGCACGCGTCGCAATTTTGACGTCGTGAATGTCGACCCGAAATCAGCCCTGCGTGCGTTGTTGACGCCCGCCTGACCCGATCGCGGTGGGGTTCGTAGGGGTGTGTTCCGTTTCCGGGGTCCCCGTAACGTCGCCGCGAGTCGCGTTCTCTTTCAGGGCCGTGTCGGCGGAGTTGTGGAGCGGATAAACATGGGGCAGCACGGGGAAAACGGTTCGCGGACGGACGTCGCGATGCTCGATCTGGTGACCGCGGTGACCGCTCGGGTCCGGCAGGCCGCTGAGCTCGGCGACGGGCCCGTGGACGCCGACGTCTCCTTCATGGACCTCGGCTTCCACTCACTCGCCGCGGTCGAACTGCACAGCCGCCTGACCGGCGAGACCGGCCTGGACCTGCCGGTGACCATGCCGTTCGACTACCCCACCCCGCGAGCGCTGGCCGGCTACCTGCGCAGCCGCCTCGCCGGCGACCACGACGAGCCGGCCGTCGCCGCGGTCGAGCGGGTGTCCGGGACGGCCGCCGACGATCCGATCGTGATCGTCGGCATGGGTTGCCGGCTCCCCGGCGGCATCGCCTCGCCGGCCGACCTCTGGCGGCTGCTGCACGCCGGCGGCGACGCCATCGGCCCGTTCCCGGCCGACCGGGGCTGGGACCTCGCCGCGCTCTACTCGGACGACCCCGACGAGCCCGGCACCGCGTACACCCGGCACGGCGGATTCCTCCAGGACGCGGCCGGCTTCGACGCCGAATTCTTCGGCGTGGCCCCGCGCGAGGCGGTCGCGATGGACCCGCAGCAGCGACTGCTGCTGGAAACCACCTGGGAGGCGTTCGAGCACGCCGGCATCGACCCCCGCTCGGTCCGCGGCCAGCAAGCCGGCGTCTTCGTCGGCGTGGAGAACCAGGAGTACGGGCCCCGCCTGCACGACGCCACCGACGGCCTGGAGGGCTACCTGCTCACCGGCACCGCCGCCAGCGTCGCGTCCGGCCGGATCGCCTACACCTTCGGGTTCGAGGGTCCGACCGTCACCGTCGACACCGCCTGCTCCGGCTCCCTGGTGGCGTTGCACCTGGCCGCCCAGTCCCTGCAACGGGGCGAATGCTCGCTGGCGGTGGCCGGCGGCGCCGCGGTGATGTCGAGCCCCGGCGGCTTCATGGCGTTCAGCCGGCAGCGTGGCCTGGCCCCGGACGGCCGGTGCAAGGCGTTCGGCGCCGGCGCGGACGGCACCGGCTGGTCCGAGGGCGCCGGCATGCTGGTCCTGGAACGGCTCTCCGACGCGCAGCGCAACGGGCACCCGGTGCTGGCCGTGGTGCGCGGCACCGCGATCAACTCGGACGGGGCGTCCAACGGCCTGACCGCCCCGAACGGCCCGTCGCAGCAGCGGGTGATCCGGCAGGCGCTGGCGAACGCCGCCCTGACGCCGTCGGAGGTGGACGCTGTCGAGGCGCACGGCACGGGGACCCGGCTCGGCGACCCGATCGAGGCGCAGGCGCTGCTCGCGACGTACGGCCAGGATCGGTCGGAGCCGCTGTGGCTCGGCTCGATCAAATCG contains:
- a CDS encoding ACP S-malonyltransferase → MNEKEAVVFPGMGPSNFAAVGRFMVLDPFARRRIAIADKVLGYSLLDRFYEADDDYAECVQVAFMVNSVALADRAAAEGGMRADVCAGPSFGQKAAAYWAGSMDFADVVRMTAELARCEREYFAVQHTDVVTHSFVRVPEDRFQEYLDTLTVRGQWYDVSGRLDRGFLMLSIDASRLDELKQAISDMGGYSMYTMRPPVHAAIFDGLRRRAEETVFTRYSIEAPQIPVIADQDGRLVTTAEGMREMLLDTFDRPIDWPAVVAGLLTEGVKKMFITGPENLFRRVECTRRNFDVVNVDPKSALRALLTPA